One part of the Xiphophorus maculatus strain JP 163 A chromosome 1, X_maculatus-5.0-male, whole genome shotgun sequence genome encodes these proteins:
- the LOC102233755 gene encoding uncharacterized protein LOC102233755, translated as MMDALHFLTAASLLCVASALPERLFVFVNELMTWPDAQSFCRQNFLDLVTVSSMEDMMLLNNMVDLDAMVYMNASFKHRAWIGLFEDLNSWRWSISDPNFYRDGEAAFRNWNVGEPNNYLGAESCGGMWNNGFWNDNPCQMFAKAICHNVQEQNVSLIFINQTMSWPAAQSYCREHHTDLASVRSMSENEQIKGLVQSAGEIQAWIGLYRNSWMWVDGSNSSFRHWRASEPNGSEENCAAAVHADAGQWEDWPCSWKMPFFCNAGCDTSLFVKVPGSKQVVKVKLVKSSSLDLSDPAVLADLLQQFEQKLKGSREDGNVRLSWRKTSDGEIFHQEPSGLSDLNDLSDLNDLSDLSGLSDLNDLSDLNDLSDLSGLSDLNDLSDLSDLCDLSDLCDLSDLNDLSDLNDLSVLNDLSDLSDLCDLSDLCDLSDLCDLSDLCDLSDLNDLSDLNDLSVLNDLSDLSDLCDLSDLCDLSDLNDLSDLSDLMLCVAAAPPPLLLVFVNELMTWPDAQSFCRQNFLDLVTVSSMEDMMLLTDMVDLDSMVYNSSDFKYRAWIGLSEDLNSWRWSITDPNFYRDGEAAFRNWNVGEPNNFLGAESCGVMTHFGGFADVECVKLNKPICCDVQGHDASFVFIDQPMSWPAAQSFCRQHHTDLASVRSSSESEQIKGLVQSAGEKAAWIGLYRNTWLWADGSKVTFSHWRPPEPNGSVESCVASALSDGGVWEDLLCSRLLPFFCCDVPGSKQVVKVRLVKSSSLDLGDPALLADLLQQFEQKLRKDSRVEGDVKLRWIDQSDGRIFRQDE; from the exons atgatgGACGCGCTTCACTTCCTCACCGCTGCATCAC tgcTGTGTGTCGCCTCGGCGCTCCCTGAAcgcctgtttgtttttgtcaatgaGTTGATGACCTGGCCGGACGCTCAGAGTTTCTGCAGACAGAACTTCTTGGACCTGGTGACGGTCAGCAGCATGGAGGACATGATGCTCCTGAACAACATGGTGGATCTGGACGCCATGGTCTACATGAACGCAAGTTTCAAACAT CGAGCCTGGATCGGTTTGTTTGAGGACCTGAACAGCTGGAGGTGGTCCATTTCTGACCCAAACTTCTACAGAGACGGAGAAGCTGCGTTCAGGAACTGGAACGTTGGGGAACCAAACAACTACCTGGGGGCAGAAAGCTGCGGCGGGATGTGGAACAACGGCTTCTGGAACGATAATCCCTGCCAGATGTTCGCCAAAGCAATCTGCCACAACGTGCAGG AGCAGAATGTTTCGCTGATCTTCATCAACCAGACGATGAGCTGGCCTGCAGCCCAGAGCTACTGCAGAGAGCATCACACTGACCTGGCCAGCGTGAGGAGCATGTCAGAGAACGAGCAGATAAAGGGCCTAGTCCAATCAGCAGGAGAGATTCAGGCCTGGATCGGTCTGTACAGAAACTCCTGGATGTGGGTGGATGGCAGTAATTCCTCCTTCCGCCACTGGAGAGCGTCGGAACCCAACGGGTCAGAGGAGAACTGTGCAGCAGCCGTTCATGCAGACGCCGGGCAGTGGGAGGACTGGCCTTGCTCCTggaaaatgccttttttttgcAACGCAG GTTGTGACACCAGTTTGTTTGTCAAAGTTCCAGGTTCAAAGCAGGTGGTGAAGGTGAAGCTGGTGAAGTCTTCCTCTCTGGACCTGAGTGACCCGGCGGTGCTGGCAGACCTGCTGCAGCAG TTTGAACAGAAGCTGAAGGGCAGCAGAGAGGATGGAAACGTCAGGCTGAGCTGGAGGAAAACATCGGATGGAGAAATCTTCCACCAGGAGCCATC TGGCCTCAGTGACCTCAATGACCTCAGTGACCTCAATGACCTCAGTGACCTCAGTGGCCTCAGTGACCTCAATGACCTCAGTGACCTCAATGACCTCAGTGACCTCAGTGGCCTCAGTGACCTCAATGACCTCAGTGACCTCAGTGACCTCTGTGACCTCAGTGACCTCTGTGACCTTAGTGACCTCAATGACCTCAGTGACCTCAATGACCTCAGTGTTCTCAATGACCTCAGTGACCTCAGTGACCTATGTGACCTCAGTGACCTCTGTGACCTCAGTGACCTCTGTGACCTCAGTGACCTCTGTGACCTCAGTGACCTCAATGACCTCAGTGACCTCAATGACCTCAGTGTTCTCAATGACCTCAGTGACCTCAGTGACCTATGTGACCTCAGTGACCTCTGTGACCTCAGTGACCTCAATGACCTCAGTGACCTCAGCGACCTCA tgcTGTGTGTCGCCGCGGCCCCCCCTCCACTCCTGTTAGTTTTTGTCAATGAGTTGATGACCTGGCCGGACGCTCAGAGTTTCTGCAGACAGAACTTCTTGGACCTGGTGACGGTCAGCAGCATGGAGGACATGATGCTCCTGACCGACATGGTGGACCTGGACTCCATGGTCTACAACAGCTCAGATTTCAAATAT CGAGCCTGGATCGGTTTGTCTGAGGACCTGAACAGCTGGAGGTGGTCCATTACTGACCCGAACTTCTACAGAGACGGAGAAGCTGCGTTCAGGAACTGGAACGTTGGGGAACCAAACAACTTCCTGGGGGCAGAAAGCTGCGGAGTCATGACGCATTTTGGAGGCTTTGCTGATGTAGAGTGTGTAAAACTCAACAAACCAATCTGCTGTGACGTACAAG GACACGATGCTTCGTTTGTCTTTATCGACCAACCGATGAGCTGGCCTGCAGCCCAGAGCTTCTGCAGACAGCATCACACTGACCTGGCCAGCGTGAGGAGCTCATCGGAGAGCGAGCAGATAAAGGGCCTAGTCCAATCCGCTGGAGAGAAAGCAGCCTGGATTGGTCTGTACAGAAACACCTGGTTGTGGGCGGATGGCAGTAAGGTCACGTTCAGCCACTGGAGGCCGCCAGAACCTAACGGAAGCGTGGAGAGCTGTGTGGCGTCAGCGCTGAGTGACGGCGGCGTGTGGGAGGACCTGCTCTGCTCCAGACTCCTCCCCTTCTTCTGCTGCGATG TTCCAGGTTCAAAGCAGGTGGTGAAGGTGAGGCTGGTGAAGTCTTCCTCTCTGGACCTGGGTGACCCGGCGCTGCTGGCAGACCTGCTGCAGCAG tTTGAACAGAAGCTGAGGAAGGACAGCAGAGTGGAAGGAGACGTAAAGCTGAGATGGATCGACCAATCAGACGGGAGGATTTTCCGCCAGGACGAGTGA
- the LOC111609708 gene encoding galactose-specific lectin nattectin-like: MASVLHVVFLIGLSCALWTAGECCPGGWTQYGTRCFYFYNYQTEWVDAERNCIALGANLASFHSHSEYIFLKNLVRAARGSWDRTWVGGYDAVKEGVWLWSDGSNFNYCQWGSGEPNNQGGAEHCMEINLKGSSEYVNDEGCSRRSFFICAKNA, translated from the exons ATGGCTTCAGTCCTTCATGTCGTCTTTCTCATCGGTCTGAGCTGCGCGCTCTGGACGGCT GGTGAAT GCTGCCCTGGCGGTTGGACCCAGTATGGAACTCGCTGTTTCTACTTCTATAATTACCAAACTGAATGGGTGGATGCTGAG CGTAACTGCATCGCACTTGGCGCAAACCTGGCCTCCTTCCACAGCCACAGTGAGTACATCTTCCTGAAGAACCTGGTCAGAGCTGCCAGAGGATCCTGGGACAGAACCTGGGTCGGAGGCTACGACGCCGTCAAG GAGGGTGTGTGGCTGTGGAGTGACGGGTCAAACTTCAACTACTGCCAGTGGGGCAGCGGGGAACCAAACAACCAGGGCGGCGCAGAACACTGCATGGAGATCAACCTGAAAG GATCTAGTGAATACGTGAACGATGAAGGGTGCAGCAGAAGGAGTTTCTTCATCTGTGCTAAAAACGCCTaa